A genomic stretch from Puntigrus tetrazona isolate hp1 chromosome 6, ASM1883169v1, whole genome shotgun sequence includes:
- the lnpk gene encoding endoplasmic reticulum junction formation protein lunapark-B isoform X3, with the protein MGAIISRWKTKPSTVELLEVLDKDIKDLEEFRAKNQRLMKLWVGRLLFYSSALYLITCLCVYYLYFPEQWGARLITALPLLAFPALVLLVRKLFIFLFSKRTERNNEKLDDLKTQKRKILEEVMETETYKNAKLILERFDPESKKKAEAEATPVRPHMTPRPGQDLRQRHVAMATPGPVSGPMTPGGTPLRAAPGGPPEKGLAGSVASPTGASQAETPMMRRSMNPYSPGPGSGMRPPGPPLARPILPRERSAVDRVIEYLVGDGPQNRYALICQQCFSHNGMALKEEFEYVAFRCAYCYFMNPARKTRPQAPRLPEFSFERRLRSESPETQSSAATETPEDSDAPEDDMERSTTVEPQDPTAEDPPAARESEEEEAQSQQSPSPSEDAQQEETGPQGQQQKEEESI; encoded by the exons ATGGGAGCCATAATTTCACGGTGGAAG ACTAAACCTTCCACTGTGGAACTTCTAGAGGTACTGGACAAG GACATAAAGGACCTCGAGGAATTTCGTGCAAAGAACCAGCGTTTGATGAAGTTGTGGGTGGGCAGACTTCTCTTCTACTCATCTGCTCTGTACCTGATCACATGTCTGTGTGTCTATTACCTTTACTTCCCTGAGCAATGGGGTGCTCGGCTCATCACTGCTTTGCCTCTGCTGGCCTTTCCTGCTCT AGTGTTGCTAGTACGAAAACTGTTCATCTTCCTATTCTCCAAACGTACAGAGAGAAACA ATGAAAAATTGGATGATTTAAAAACGCAGAAACGGAAAATA CTTGAGGAGGTGATGGAAACGGAGACCTACAAAAATGCTAAACTCATATTGGAGAGATTCGATCCAGAATCTAAAAAGAAAGCA GAAGCAGAAGCCACTCCGGTCAGACCACATATGACTCCTAGACCAGGACAAG ACCTCCGGCAGCGGCATGTTGCAATGGCTACTCCTGGTCCAGTATCGGGTCCTATGACCCCAGGAGGCACGCCCCTTCGCGCTGCCCCAGGAGGGCCTCCAGAGAAAGGGCTAGCTGGATCTGTAGCCAGCCCAACAGGTGCGAGCCAGGCAGAAACACCAATGATGAGAAGAAGCATGAATCCTTATTCACCTGGACCTGGATCAG GTATGCGCCCACCTGGTCCTCCTCTTGCTCGCCCCATCCTTCCACGAGAGCGCAGCGCTGTGGACAGGGTTATTGAGTATCTGGTGGGAGATGGACCGCAGAACAG ATATGCATTGATTTGCCAGCAGTGCTTTTCCCACAATGGTATGGCTTTGAAAGAGGAATTTGAGTACGTAG CTTTCCGTTGTGCTTATTGCTACTTCATGAACCCGGCGAGAAAGACACGCCCCCAGGCACCCAGACTCCCAGAATTCAGTTTTGAGCGCAGACTTCGCTCTGAATCTCCTGAAACACAGTCTTCTGCTGCCACAGAGACACCAGAGGACAGCGACGCCCCTGAAG acGACATGGAAAGGTCTACCACTGTGGAGCCTCAGGACCCTACCGCTGAAGATCCCCCTGCTGCACGTGAATCAGAGGAAGAAGAGGCACAGTCTCAGCAGAGCCCGTCCCCCTCAGAGGATGCCCAACAGGAAGAGACTGGACCTCAGGGGCAACAGCAGAAAGAGGAGGAATCAATCTAA
- the lnpk gene encoding endoplasmic reticulum junction formation protein lunapark-B isoform X1: MGAIISRWKTKPSTVELLEVLDKDIKDLEEFRAKNQRLMKLWVGRLLFYSSALYLITCLCVYYLYFPEQWGARLITALPLLAFPALVLLVRKLFIFLFSKRTERNNEKLDDLKTQKRKILEEVMETETYKNAKLILERFDPESKKKAEAEATPVRPHMTPRPGQDLRQRHVAMATPGPVSGPMTPGGTPLRAAPGGPPEKGLAGSVASPTGASQAETPMMRRSMNPYSPGPGSGMRPPGPPLARPILPRERSAVDRVIEYLVGDGPQNRYALICQQCFSHNGMALKEEFEYVAFRCAYCYFMNPARKTRPQAPRLPEFSFERRLRSESPETQSSAATETPEDSDAPEERIVSARSTRVSHSGTPWSKVHSFKNFPADDMERSTTVEPQDPTAEDPPAARESEEEEAQSQQSPSPSEDAQQEETGPQGQQQKEEESI; this comes from the exons ATGGGAGCCATAATTTCACGGTGGAAG ACTAAACCTTCCACTGTGGAACTTCTAGAGGTACTGGACAAG GACATAAAGGACCTCGAGGAATTTCGTGCAAAGAACCAGCGTTTGATGAAGTTGTGGGTGGGCAGACTTCTCTTCTACTCATCTGCTCTGTACCTGATCACATGTCTGTGTGTCTATTACCTTTACTTCCCTGAGCAATGGGGTGCTCGGCTCATCACTGCTTTGCCTCTGCTGGCCTTTCCTGCTCT AGTGTTGCTAGTACGAAAACTGTTCATCTTCCTATTCTCCAAACGTACAGAGAGAAACA ATGAAAAATTGGATGATTTAAAAACGCAGAAACGGAAAATA CTTGAGGAGGTGATGGAAACGGAGACCTACAAAAATGCTAAACTCATATTGGAGAGATTCGATCCAGAATCTAAAAAGAAAGCA GAAGCAGAAGCCACTCCGGTCAGACCACATATGACTCCTAGACCAGGACAAG ACCTCCGGCAGCGGCATGTTGCAATGGCTACTCCTGGTCCAGTATCGGGTCCTATGACCCCAGGAGGCACGCCCCTTCGCGCTGCCCCAGGAGGGCCTCCAGAGAAAGGGCTAGCTGGATCTGTAGCCAGCCCAACAGGTGCGAGCCAGGCAGAAACACCAATGATGAGAAGAAGCATGAATCCTTATTCACCTGGACCTGGATCAG GTATGCGCCCACCTGGTCCTCCTCTTGCTCGCCCCATCCTTCCACGAGAGCGCAGCGCTGTGGACAGGGTTATTGAGTATCTGGTGGGAGATGGACCGCAGAACAG ATATGCATTGATTTGCCAGCAGTGCTTTTCCCACAATGGTATGGCTTTGAAAGAGGAATTTGAGTACGTAG CTTTCCGTTGTGCTTATTGCTACTTCATGAACCCGGCGAGAAAGACACGCCCCCAGGCACCCAGACTCCCAGAATTCAGTTTTGAGCGCAGACTTCGCTCTGAATCTCCTGAAACACAGTCTTCTGCTGCCACAGAGACACCAGAGGACAGCGACGCCCCTGAAG agCGTATTGTCTCGGCACGCTCCACTCGTGTTTCTCACTCTGGCACCCCTTGGAGTAAAGTTCATAGTTTCAAGAATTTCCCTGCAG acGACATGGAAAGGTCTACCACTGTGGAGCCTCAGGACCCTACCGCTGAAGATCCCCCTGCTGCACGTGAATCAGAGGAAGAAGAGGCACAGTCTCAGCAGAGCCCGTCCCCCTCAGAGGATGCCCAACAGGAAGAGACTGGACCTCAGGGGCAACAGCAGAAAGAGGAGGAATCAATCTAA
- the lnpk gene encoding endoplasmic reticulum junction formation protein lunapark-B isoform X2, with protein MGAIISRWKTKPSTVELLEVLDKDIKDLEEFRAKNQRLMKLWVGRLLFYSSALYLITCLCVYYLYFPEQWGARLITALPLLAFPALVLLVRKLFIFLFSKRTERNNEKLDDLKTQKRKILEEVMETETYKNAKLILERFDPESKKKAEAEATPVRPHMTPRPGQDLRQRHVAMATPGPVSGPMTPGGTPLRAAPGGPPEKGLAGSVASPTGMRPPGPPLARPILPRERSAVDRVIEYLVGDGPQNRYALICQQCFSHNGMALKEEFEYVAFRCAYCYFMNPARKTRPQAPRLPEFSFERRLRSESPETQSSAATETPEDSDAPEERIVSARSTRVSHSGTPWSKVHSFKNFPADDMERSTTVEPQDPTAEDPPAARESEEEEAQSQQSPSPSEDAQQEETGPQGQQQKEEESI; from the exons ATGGGAGCCATAATTTCACGGTGGAAG ACTAAACCTTCCACTGTGGAACTTCTAGAGGTACTGGACAAG GACATAAAGGACCTCGAGGAATTTCGTGCAAAGAACCAGCGTTTGATGAAGTTGTGGGTGGGCAGACTTCTCTTCTACTCATCTGCTCTGTACCTGATCACATGTCTGTGTGTCTATTACCTTTACTTCCCTGAGCAATGGGGTGCTCGGCTCATCACTGCTTTGCCTCTGCTGGCCTTTCCTGCTCT AGTGTTGCTAGTACGAAAACTGTTCATCTTCCTATTCTCCAAACGTACAGAGAGAAACA ATGAAAAATTGGATGATTTAAAAACGCAGAAACGGAAAATA CTTGAGGAGGTGATGGAAACGGAGACCTACAAAAATGCTAAACTCATATTGGAGAGATTCGATCCAGAATCTAAAAAGAAAGCA GAAGCAGAAGCCACTCCGGTCAGACCACATATGACTCCTAGACCAGGACAAG ACCTCCGGCAGCGGCATGTTGCAATGGCTACTCCTGGTCCAGTATCGGGTCCTATGACCCCAGGAGGCACGCCCCTTCGCGCTGCCCCAGGAGGGCCTCCAGAGAAAGGGCTAGCTGGATCTGTAGCCAGCCCAACAG GTATGCGCCCACCTGGTCCTCCTCTTGCTCGCCCCATCCTTCCACGAGAGCGCAGCGCTGTGGACAGGGTTATTGAGTATCTGGTGGGAGATGGACCGCAGAACAG ATATGCATTGATTTGCCAGCAGTGCTTTTCCCACAATGGTATGGCTTTGAAAGAGGAATTTGAGTACGTAG CTTTCCGTTGTGCTTATTGCTACTTCATGAACCCGGCGAGAAAGACACGCCCCCAGGCACCCAGACTCCCAGAATTCAGTTTTGAGCGCAGACTTCGCTCTGAATCTCCTGAAACACAGTCTTCTGCTGCCACAGAGACACCAGAGGACAGCGACGCCCCTGAAG agCGTATTGTCTCGGCACGCTCCACTCGTGTTTCTCACTCTGGCACCCCTTGGAGTAAAGTTCATAGTTTCAAGAATTTCCCTGCAG acGACATGGAAAGGTCTACCACTGTGGAGCCTCAGGACCCTACCGCTGAAGATCCCCCTGCTGCACGTGAATCAGAGGAAGAAGAGGCACAGTCTCAGCAGAGCCCGTCCCCCTCAGAGGATGCCCAACAGGAAGAGACTGGACCTCAGGGGCAACAGCAGAAAGAGGAGGAATCAATCTAA
- the mtx2 gene encoding metaxin-2 — protein sequence MSLAAEAFVSQIAAAEPWPENATLYQPLKEDQILLSDSASSLAVQTFLRMCGLPVLVSCRANAEYMSPSGKVPFIHVGNQVVSELGPIVQFTKAKGHSLSDGLDDVQRAEMKAYMELVNNMLLTAELYIQWCDDYTATEISRPRYSSPYSWPLNHVLAYQKQWEVRRKMNAIGWSGKSLEQVYEDVSQCCQALSQRLGTQPFFFNKLPTELDALVFGHLFTILTTQLTNDELAEKVKSYTNLLSFCHRIEQTYFKEHDRESQSGSSRHSKGSLP from the exons ATGTCTCTCGCTGCAGAGGCTTTCGTCTCTCAGATTGCAG cTGCTGAGCCATGGCCTGAAAATGCAACTCTGTATCAACCTCTTAAGG agGATCAAATCTTGCTGTCAGATTCTGCATCTTCTCTGGCCGTTCAG ACTTTTCTGAGGATGTGTGGCCTGCCAGTGCTGGTGTCCTGTCGTGCCAATGCTGAATACATGTCACCGTCAG GAAAGGTTCCTTTCATCCACGTTGGAAATCAAGTTGTGTCCGAATTGGGGCCGATCGTTCAGTTCACAAAGGCAAAG GGTCATTCTTTGAGCGATGGGTTGGATGATGTCCAGAGGGCAGAGATGAAGGCTTACATGGAGTTGGTCAATAACATGCTGCTCACTGCGGAG TTGTATATCCAGTGGTGTGATGACTATACTGCTACAGAG ATCTCTAGGCCACGATACAGTAGTCCCTATTCCTGGCCCCTCAATCACGTTCTGGCCTATCAGAAGCAGTGGGAGGTACGGAGGAAGATGAACGCAATTGGATGGTCCGGAAAGAGCCTGGAGCAG GTGTATGAAGATGTGAGTCAGTGCTGTCAGGCCTTGTCACAGCGATTGGGAACACAGcccttttttttcaacaaact GCCAACTGAACTAGATGCTCTGGTGTTTGGCCATCTTTTCACCATACTCACCACTCAGCTGACTAACGATGAGCTTGCCGAAAAGGTCAAGTCTTACACCAACCTGCTTTCTTTCTGTCACCGTATTGAACAGACTTACTTCAAAGAGCACGACCGAGAGAGCCAGTCGGGGTCCTCGCGCCATTCCAAAGGCTCACTTCCCTGA